The region CCTTTGCCCCCTGTTTATCTAACGCCATCAGGCGCAATTGCCAGCGGTGGAAGTAGAACTCCCATTGATCGGGAGTACTTGCAATCAATTGATCAAGAATCTGAATAGCACCTTTTGTCTCATGAGTTTCTGCCAAAGCGATCGCTTTGAGAAACAACAGTCTCTGCCGCTGATCGGCATTGATGTCCGCTGCACCGAGCGTCTCTTCAATGATTGGCAGGGCATCTTCCGCCCGACCGCGATGAAGGATCGAACAGATTTCCAGATCCACCGGCAAGGTCTGGAAGTTTTCTTCATGTGACCAGGGCGAAATTCAGTCTCGCGGCTTGTAGTAGATTGTCGTGGACTGCGATGGGGGAGCGGGTGCCAGCATGCGATCGATCATCGCACCGCACCCTGACCCCATCATGGCGAGGAGAAGCCAAGTGGCAATTCGCTTCCCACAATCCACAACCATCGCCTCCCCAATCAATCCGCGTAGTTCTCTCCCTCATTGCTCGTTGCGGGAGCAGGTGCGGGTTTGGCGATACTGCGGATGCGTTTTTCAGTCACTTCCTGCTGCAGGCGGGTGATGGCTTCGGCCAGGGGGACCGCACCGAGATCTCCCTCGATCCGATCACGAATCGAAACGGTGCGATTCTCCTGATCCTTCCCCCCCACCACCAGCATGTACGGGATCAGCTCGATCTGCGCATCGCGGATCTTGCCGTTGATTTTCGCCCCCCGCAGATCGGTGGTCACGCGGAAGCCCGCGGCCCGGAACTCGCGCTCCACTTCGCGGGCATAGCCTTCGAACTTATCGCTGATCGACAGCACGCGCACCTGTTCCGGGGCCAGCCATAACGGGAACGCACCCGCGAAGTGCTCGATCAGCATGCCGGTGAATCGCTCCATCGAACCGAACGGTGCGCGGTGAATCATCACTGGCCGGTGGGCCTGATTATCCGCTCCCACATATTCCAACTGAAAACGCTCGGGCAGGTTGTAATCGAGCTGCACGGTTCCCAATTGCCACTCGCGGCCAATGCAATCCTTGACCATGAAGTCGGCTTTCGGGCCGTAGAACGCGGCTTCCCCCTCGCGGGCGGTGAACGGCAGGTTGAGTTCGGTGAGGACGCCTCGCAGGCTCGCTTCGGCCCGCTGCCAGTTCTCTTCGCTCCCGACATACTTGTCGCTCTTGGGGTCGCGCAGCGAAAGCTGGACGCGGTAATCCTCCAGCCCCACGCTTGCCAGCACAAACTGCACCAGCTGCAAGGTCGCGCGGAACTCCTCTTCGACTTGTTCGGGTGTGCAGAAGAGGTGCGCGTCGTCCTGGGTCAGGCCCCGGACGCGGAGCATTCCGTTGAGCTCGCCCGATTGTTCGTGGCGATAAACGGTGCCGAACTCGGCCAACCGGACGGGCAGATCGCGATAGCTGCGCTGCATCGACTTGTAGATTTGGGCGTGGTGCGGGCAGTTCATCGGCTTGAGTAGATATCGTTCCTGCTGCTTCTCCCAGGTGCGCAGCACTTCGATCTTCGCTGGATTGCCGCTGGCGGCAGCGTATTCGGGAATCTCGACCCCCAGAATCTTTGCC is a window of Planctopirus limnophila DSM 3776 DNA encoding:
- the thrS gene encoding threonine--tRNA ligase codes for the protein MIASGSAPSVVQIQLPDGSVKEFPGDVTPLAIAESISPRLAQAAIAARVGEKVTDLKRPVSETTDVQPVPVQILTEKDAASLGVLRHSCAHLMARAIMRVFPGVQLAFGPVKDQGYYYDLDLPHKLSEDDFARIEAEMQKLVEMAEPFERFITNRDEALAMLEGMGQKLKCEHIQIGLASEATVSFYRQGEFVDLCRGPHIPDAGRIKAFRLLSVAGAYWKGDASGQQLQRVYGTAWFSQKDLDAHLEQVNEAKRRDHRVLGKQLNLFSISPEVGAGLCLWLPKGATVRALLEEFIKGELLKRGYQPVYTPHIGRVELYETSGHFPYYRDSQFTPLYGHDGGQLIDFWIRKLQDNAISEADEKSLLASAKILGVEIPEYAAASGNPAKIEVLRTWEKQQERYLLKPMNCPHHAQIYKSMQRSYRDLPVRLAEFGTVYRHEQSGELNGMLRVRGLTQDDAHLFCTPEQVEEEFRATLQLVQFVLASVGLEDYRVQLSLRDPKSDKYVGSEENWQRAEASLRGVLTELNLPFTAREGEAAFYGPKADFMVKDCIGREWQLGTVQLDYNLPERFQLEYVGADNQAHRPVMIHRAPFGSMERFTGMLIEHFAGAFPLWLAPEQVRVLSISDKFEGYAREVEREFRAAGFRVTTDLRGAKINGKIRDAQIELIPYMLVVGGKDQENRTVSIRDRIEGDLGAVPLAEAITRLQQEVTEKRIRSIAKPAPAPATSNEGENYAD